The Beijerinckiaceae bacterium RH AL1 genome has a segment encoding these proteins:
- a CDS encoding protein of unknown function (ID:RHAL1_01544;~source:Prodigal:2.6), which translates to MQPILSNLADKTPRNTQHDMLARLYREIGISAVAAALEVSAEALEQQPSPKAKRETLVKRAA; encoded by the coding sequence ATGCAACCCATCCTCTCCAACCTCGCCGACAAGACGCCCCGCAACACCCAGCACGACATGCTGGCGCGGCTCTACCGCGAGATCGGGATCTCGGCGGTCGCGGCGGCGCTCGAGGTCAGCGCCGAGGCGCTGGAGCAGCAGCCCTCGCCGAAGGCCAAGCGCGAGACGCTGGTGAAGCGCGCCGCCTGA
- the hppA gene encoding K(+)-insensitive pyrophosphate-energized proton pump (ID:RHAL1_01542;~source:Prodigal:2.6): protein MNGIWLVILGGLLSIVYGGVTISQLLSADAGSARMQEIAGAIAEGAQAYLRRQYLTIAVVGIVIFVALGFLLSWPVAGGFLIGAVLSGAAGFIGMNVSVRANVRTAQGASLSLARGLDISFKAGAITGMLVAGLALLGVSVYYYVLTGPMGHEPNSRDVIDALVALGFGASLISIFARLGGGIFTKGADVGADLVGKVEAGIPEDDPRNPATIADNVGDNVGDCAGMAADLFETYAVTVVATMVLASIFFGGQPVLASAMLYPLAICATCIVTSIVGTYFVKLGANNSIMGALYKGLIVTGLLSIVGLAIATFATVGFGDVGTVAQGGKVTTITGLSLFVCGIVGLIVTALIVVITEYYTGTGKRPVVSIAQASVTGHGTNVIQGLAVSLEATALPALVIIGGIIATYQLAGLFGLAIAVTTMLGLAGMIVALDAFGPVTDNAGGIAEMSGLPSEVRHSTDALDAVGNTTKAVTKGYAIGSAGLGALVLFAAYSNDLNFFASHPDQYKYFANIGQISFDLSNPYVVAGLIFGGLIPYLFGGIAMTAVGRAAGSVVEEVRRQFREDPGIMAGTSRPNYARAVDLLTKAAIKEMIIPSLLPVLAPVVVYFGVLLISGSKASAFAALGASLLGVIVNGLFVAISMTSGGGAWDNAKKSFEDGFIDKDGVKHLKGGEAHKASVTGDTVGDPYKDTAGPAVNPAIKITNIVALLLLAILAH, encoded by the coding sequence ATGAATGGTATCTGGCTAGTGATCCTCGGCGGCCTCTTGTCGATCGTCTACGGCGGCGTCACCATCTCACAGTTGTTGTCGGCGGATGCCGGCTCGGCGCGCATGCAGGAGATCGCCGGCGCCATCGCCGAGGGCGCGCAGGCCTACCTCCGCCGCCAGTATCTCACCATCGCCGTCGTCGGCATCGTCATCTTCGTCGCGCTCGGCTTCCTGCTGTCCTGGCCGGTCGCCGGCGGCTTCCTCATCGGCGCGGTGCTCTCGGGCGCCGCCGGCTTCATCGGCATGAACGTCTCGGTGCGTGCCAACGTGCGCACGGCGCAGGGCGCCTCGCTGTCGCTGGCGCGCGGCCTCGACATCTCGTTCAAGGCGGGCGCCATCACCGGCATGCTCGTCGCCGGCCTCGCGCTGCTCGGGGTCAGCGTCTACTACTACGTGCTCACCGGCCCGATGGGTCACGAGCCCAACAGCCGCGACGTGATCGACGCGCTCGTGGCGCTCGGCTTCGGCGCCTCGCTGATCTCGATCTTCGCTCGCCTCGGCGGCGGCATCTTCACCAAGGGCGCCGACGTCGGCGCCGACCTCGTCGGCAAGGTCGAGGCCGGCATTCCGGAGGACGACCCGCGCAACCCCGCGACGATCGCCGACAATGTCGGCGACAACGTCGGCGACTGCGCCGGCATGGCGGCCGACCTCTTCGAGACCTACGCCGTCACCGTCGTCGCCACCATGGTGCTCGCCTCGATCTTCTTCGGCGGCCAGCCCGTGCTCGCCTCGGCGATGCTCTACCCGCTGGCGATCTGCGCGACCTGCATCGTCACCTCGATCGTCGGCACCTACTTCGTGAAGCTCGGCGCCAACAACTCGATCATGGGCGCGCTCTACAAGGGCCTCATCGTCACCGGCTTGCTGTCGATCGTCGGCCTCGCCATCGCGACCTTCGCGACGGTCGGCTTCGGCGACGTCGGGACCGTCGCGCAGGGCGGCAAGGTCACAACGATCACCGGCCTCAGCCTGTTCGTCTGCGGCATCGTCGGTCTCATCGTCACGGCGCTGATCGTCGTCATCACCGAGTACTACACGGGCACGGGCAAGCGCCCGGTCGTGTCGATCGCGCAGGCCTCGGTGACCGGGCACGGCACCAACGTGATCCAGGGCCTCGCGGTCTCGCTCGAGGCGACGGCGCTGCCGGCGCTCGTCATCATCGGCGGCATCATCGCCACCTACCAGCTCGCCGGGCTCTTCGGCCTGGCGATCGCGGTCACCACCATGCTCGGCCTCGCCGGCATGATCGTCGCGCTCGACGCTTTCGGCCCGGTCACCGACAACGCCGGCGGCATCGCCGAGATGTCGGGCCTGCCGTCCGAGGTCCGTCACTCGACGGATGCGCTGGATGCCGTCGGCAACACGACCAAGGCCGTCACCAAGGGCTACGCGATCGGCTCGGCCGGCCTCGGCGCGCTGGTGCTGTTCGCCGCCTACTCGAACGACCTGAACTTCTTTGCGAGCCACCCCGACCAGTACAAGTACTTCGCCAACATCGGGCAGATCTCGTTCGACCTGTCGAACCCCTACGTCGTCGCCGGCCTGATCTTCGGCGGTTTGATCCCCTACCTCTTCGGCGGCATCGCGATGACCGCCGTCGGCCGCGCCGCCGGCTCGGTCGTGGAGGAGGTGCGCCGCCAGTTCCGCGAGGATCCGGGCATCATGGCCGGCACGTCGCGGCCGAACTACGCGCGCGCGGTCGACCTGCTCACCAAGGCGGCGATCAAGGAGATGATCATCCCCTCGCTGCTGCCGGTGCTGGCGCCGGTCGTCGTCTACTTCGGCGTACTCCTGATCTCCGGCTCGAAGGCCTCGGCCTTCGCCGCGCTCGGCGCGTCGCTGCTCGGCGTGATCGTCAACGGCCTCTTCGTCGCGATCTCGATGACGTCGGGCGGCGGCGCCTGGGACAACGCCAAGAAGTCGTTCGAGGACGGCTTCATCGACAAGGACGGCGTCAAGCACCTGAAGGGCGGCGAGGCGCACAAGGCGTCGGTGACCGGCGACACCGTCGGCGACCCCTACAAGGACACGGCCGGCCCCGCCGTGAACCCGGCGATCAAGATCACCAACATCGTCGCCCTGCTGCTGCTGGCGATCCTGGCGCACTGA
- a CDS encoding hypothetical protein (ID:RHAL1_01543;~conserved protein of unknown function;~source:Prodigal:2.6), giving the protein MQCEISRRLLLDDVPAPVPERQDRLTLLLRHDSSVAHDTGPGHPERADRIRAIEAALADSRFDALTREDAPEGSEAAVTRVHPAAYFAAVKEAAPASGLIALDGDTIMSPGTWSCMMHAIGAGTRAVDAVLNGEHANAFVSVRPPGHHAEIATPMGFCLFNTAAVAARHAQAQHGAGRVAIVDFDVHHGNGTQAIFWADPTVMYASTHQMPLFPGTGALGERGEHDQIVNAPLRAGDDGATFRDAMAGVLKRLDGFAPDLVIISAGFDAHHRDPLGSVRLVEDDYAWVTEQLMETARKHCGGKVVSLLEGGYDLQGLSQSVAAHVGTLMGA; this is encoded by the coding sequence TTGCAGTGCGAGATCTCTCGTAGGCTCCTGCTCGACGACGTGCCGGCACCGGTACCCGAAAGGCAGGATCGCTTGACCCTACTCCTTCGCCACGATTCCAGCGTCGCGCACGATACCGGCCCGGGCCATCCCGAGCGCGCCGACCGCATCCGCGCCATCGAGGCGGCGCTCGCCGACTCGCGCTTCGATGCGCTGACGCGCGAGGACGCGCCGGAGGGGAGCGAGGCCGCGGTCACCCGCGTGCACCCCGCGGCCTATTTCGCGGCGGTGAAGGAAGCGGCGCCGGCCTCCGGCCTCATCGCGCTCGACGGCGACACCATCATGAGCCCCGGCACCTGGAGCTGCATGATGCACGCGATCGGCGCCGGCACGCGCGCCGTCGACGCGGTCCTCAACGGCGAGCATGCCAACGCCTTCGTCTCGGTGCGGCCGCCCGGCCATCACGCCGAGATCGCGACGCCGATGGGCTTCTGCCTCTTCAACACCGCCGCCGTCGCCGCCCGCCACGCGCAGGCGCAGCATGGCGCCGGACGCGTCGCGATCGTCGACTTCGACGTCCACCACGGCAACGGCACGCAGGCGATCTTCTGGGCGGATCCGACGGTGATGTACGCCTCGACGCACCAGATGCCGCTCTTCCCCGGCACCGGCGCGCTCGGCGAGCGCGGCGAGCACGACCAGATCGTCAACGCGCCGCTGCGCGCCGGCGACGACGGCGCGACCTTCCGCGACGCGATGGCCGGCGTGCTGAAGCGGCTCGACGGCTTCGCGCCCGACCTCGTCATCATCTCGGCCGGCTTCGACGCCCACCATCGCGATCCGCTCGGCAGCGTCCGCCTCGTCGAGGACGACTATGCCTGGGTGACCGAGCAGCTGATGGAGACGGCGCGCAAGCATTGCGGCGGCAAGGTCGTGTCGCTGCTCGAGGGCGGCTACGATTTGCAGGGACTGTCGCAGTCGGTCGCCGCGCATGTCGGGACGCTGATGGGGGCGTGA